The Odocoileus virginianus isolate 20LAN1187 ecotype Illinois chromosome 12, Ovbor_1.2, whole genome shotgun sequence genome has a segment encoding these proteins:
- the SELPLG gene encoding P-selectin glycoprotein ligand 1 has translation MSLKLLLLVVLLGPGSSLQLQETGKNEPVEAPDPAPGGDGGDLEDYDPDYDYVGQTDPPEMLDSITEAPKFLPMVATLGQREPAGPTTPESFILEVSTRDSAVLSATGATTKNLSTELVTLVPLTRELVTEIPPQMKDLSTELAAVTEALSTGSTATEALSTGPVATKSLPTDPAATEPLSTEPAATEALSTEPATTEALSMEPVATKSLSTDPAATEALSTDPAATEALSTDPAATEALSTEPAATEALSTEPAATEALSTEPAVTEALSMEPKVIETLSTEPATTAAPFREPTTMLALPTDPTTVEALPTRPATTRGLTTALPVASDTPKGTTVAAGDWSEAFTGNKGQSLFPWSSVAPAPPESLPDPGPVKQCLLAILILALLATIFLVCTVVLAIRLSRKNHLYPVRDYSPSEMVCISSLLPEGGEGPAPTPNGDLPKAKNQGRKAGPGGNREGDDLTLRSFLP, from the coding sequence ATGTCTCTGAAACTCCTGCTGCTGGTGGTCCTGCTGGGCCCTGGCAGCAGCCTCCAGCTGCAGGAGACCGGCAAGAACGAACCCGTGGAGGCCCCAGACCCAGCACCAGGTGGTGATGGGGGAGACCTGGAAGACTATGATCCCGACTATGACTATGTAGGACAGACGGACCCTCCAGAAATGCTTGACAGTATCACCGAGGCCCCCAAGTTTCTGCCTATGGTGGCAACGCTGGGGCAGAGAGAGCCTGCAGGGCCTACGACACCTGAGTCATTCATTCTGGAGGTATCCACAAGGGACTCTGCTGTCCTGAGTGCCACCGGGGCAACCACCAAGAACCTGAGCACAGAACTGGTCACACTGGTCCCTCTGACCAGAGAACTGGTCACTGAAATCCCTCCCCAAATGAAGGATCTATCCACAGAGTTGGCTGCAGTCACAGAGGCCCTGTCCACGGGCAGCACAGCCACAGAGGCCCTGTCCACGGGTCCCGTGGCCACAAAGTCCCTGCCCACGGACCCCGCGGCCACAGAGCCCCTGTCCACGGAACCCGCGGCCACAGAGGCCCTGTCCACGGAACCCGCAACCACAGAGGCCCTGTCCATGGAACCCGTGGCCACAAAGTCCCTGTCCACGGACCCCGCGGCCACAGAGGCCCTGTCCACGGACCCCGCGGCCACAGAGGCCCTGTCCACGGACCCCGCGGCCACAGAGGCCCTGTCCACGGAACCCGCGGCCACAGAGGCCCTGTCCACGGAACCCGCGGCCACAGAGGCCCTGTCCACAGAACCTGCAGTCACAGAGGCCCTGTCCATGGAACCCAAAGTCATAGAGACTCTGTCCACGGAACCGGCCACCACAGCAGCCCCTTTCAGGGAGCCCACTACCATGTTGGCCCTGCCCACAGATCCAACCACTGTGGAGGCCCTGCCCACGAGACCTGCTACCACAAGGGGCCTAACCACAGCCCTTCCTGTGGCCTCTGATACTCCCAAGGGCACCACTGTGGCAGCTGGCGACTGGTCTGAGGCCTTCACTGGGAACAAAGGTCAGAGCCTTTTCCCCTGGAGCTCTGTGGCCCCGGCCCCCCCAGAGAGCCTGCCAGACCCGGGCCCCGTGAAGCAGTGTCTGCTGGCCATCCTCATCCTGGCCCTGCTGGCCACCATCTTCCTCGTGTGCACCGTGGTGCTGGCCATCCGCCTCTCCCGCAAGAACCACCTGTACCCCGTGCGCGATTACTCCCCCAGCGAGATGGTCTGCATCTCGTCTCTGCTGCCCGAGGGGGGCGAGGGGCCTGCTCCCACGCCCAACGGAGACCTGCCCAAGGCCAAGAACCAGGGCCGGAAGGCGGGGCCGGGGGGCAACCGCGAAGGGGATGACCTCACCCTGCGCAGCTTCCTCCCTTAG